In Puntigrus tetrazona isolate hp1 chromosome 15, ASM1883169v1, whole genome shotgun sequence, the DNA window CCCACAGTCCTTTGTGCCTATTCAGGAAACGTTTTTCATTAACTTCCTGTGAAAGACCTCCAGCTGatagaggaagaaagagagggaaaagagagagagacagatggaaaGACGAGGAGATGGATGGAGGAAGACAGAACAGAGTGGGCGGGGCAACTTCTTGAATATGTAAAGAGTCTTCCAGTGATTAACAGAGTCTTGAGGGAAGAGCACACGTCAGAAGAAAAGAGATGTTATTAGGAGAAGAGCTGCCACACAGTATTCATGGAGACCGCTACATAGAGAGAGGAAGGAAAAGACGACGAGGAAAGATGGATGAGGGGATGTTTTGATAAAGACATTAAATTTTCAGCTAGAAAGACAGCTTAGGTGGAAAAAAACACCATAGTGGTTCATATGCATCAAGCACTATATTCCAAGTCTCctaaaaaatagctttttgtgAAGAGCGGCTCAAATTAAGCACATTGTTTTTGGAAATCGCAGCCTCCGTCATAGCTTTCAAATCTAATTTAGATTTATTCACTTTCAAACATAGCCACTTTTGATATAAGTGACATCAAACTGGCTGCGTATGATGCTAAAATGTTCGTTATTCTGTCTCTTCATGTTAGTTCCCGTTTGAACTGGGACTGATTGTGGCCGTGGTTCTCTCTGCGCTGGTGTGTCTGAGTCGTCTTTATACCGGCATGCACTCTGCTCTGGTAAGTCTGGAAGAAAGACTTCAAAATGGACATGCGCTTTTGCGTCTGATATGAAACATTTATACTCCTGTATAATTCATATAGTCTGGCTGGTCTCCATAGATTTGACTTCTAGTTCCTTTAATATAGCGCAGCTGTAGATGCATCAAACATTTGTCCTATTGCTCATGCTTGgagatattattataataaaatattaataaaaattatattaattaatatttaagatcatgcatatttttattacgaGATGtgcattagtattttttttatatagaaaaactAGCTTAGTAGTAGTACATTagtaatttagcattaaatctAGCTGTTAAcctgtgtatttaaatgaagcTTTACATGTCACATTGTAGTTAAATTGCccatacagaaaaaaaccctgtaaacGGCTAAAAACATCCTAatcaaccactcagaacactgTAGCAACCGCTTAGCAACATATTAACAATTATTCAGAACACtgtagcaactgcatagcaacatatTAACAATTATTCAGAACACtgtagcaactgcatagcaacatatTAACAATTATTCAGAACACtgtagcaactgcatagcaacatatTAACAATTATTCAGAACACtgtagcaaccgcatagcaacataTTAACAATTATTCAGAACATTGTAGCAACCGCTTAACAACATATTAATGATTCAGAGCACTGTAGCAACCGCTTAGCAACATATTAACAATTATTCAGAACACtgtagcaaccgcatagcaacataTTAATGATTCAGAGCACTGTAGCAACCGCTTGGCAACATATTAACAATTATTCAGAACACtgtagcaaccgcatagcaacataTTAAACAGTGATTCATCTGTAGCAATAAATTAACAGCTGCCCACTCTTagaactgcatagcaacaccgtAACCACTCAGAATACTCTAACAACTTCATACCAGCATGTTAACCATTAAGTATACAACCTAGCAACCGCACAACGCAAAAACCACCTTGCAACCACCTAGAAGCATTTTAACGGCCCCGCAGAACACCCTTGAATTAGCAATGCATTTACCACTCAgaacaactgcatagcaacgcgGTTACCATGCatagaaaatgtatgtatatttcataataatggcataaaaactgcattattttgCCATTATGACCATGCATAAAACTCAATGAGCTGCATGAAGCTAGAGTTACAGAGTCTGATACTAATGATTGAAATCTTTCTCCTTCCTCTCAGGATGTGATCTGTGGCGTTGTTATTTCAGTCGTCGTCATGGCTGCGTCGTACCCGTACTGGGGAACCATTGACTACCTTCAGCTGCACAGCCCTCTCTCCCCCGTAGTGGGGCTGGTTCTGCCCCTCTTCCTGTCCTATAAGTACCCCGAGCTGGACCATTACAGCACCACACGGGGGGACACCACCATCATTTTAGCATGCTGTTCGGGATGTTCAGTCGGATACTGGGTGAATGAGCGATTGggcttgacctttgacctcgcCGGGCCTTTTCCAGCGACCCTTCCCCCGCTGACCCTCGCAGCCTTGGGTCTCGGTGCGGCGCGGTTCCTGGTCGGGGTAGGGATGCTGGTTTTGACCCGGCAGACGGTGCGCTGGGTGAGTCTGAGGGTGCTCTGTCGAATCTACGGAGCGTCTGTGAGCGACGTCGACGCACGCAGGAGGAAAGAGATCGAGGTGCCGTATAAGTTCAGCACGTACGTTGCCATCGGACTGGTCAACAGTATCTTGGCGAACAGGGTGTTCGTGATGATGGGACTCTGGGATTTGGGAAATTCGGTGTAATTTCTCGGTGTTTACAGGCAAGAATTAAATATCAACAcactgaacagttaaactgaaaTCTACTCACGAGTGACGTCCACTCTCTCGGTATGTTCAGATTCGCACACTCTTGCAAACTATTCTAACTCAAACTTTCCAACCGAGGGTCGAAAGAGTTGTCAGAAGTTCAATGGCACTGAAGTCGTTTGACTGGACAAGTTTTTCTTCTGACAGATGTATTTACGCTTGTCCATTTGTGGAGATCATCACAAAAAGCGTAAGAATACTATACTTTTATCGGCCCCAGAGCTTATTTTCTCCAGTGATCCAAAAGCCAATGGAAAAatcatattgtgtttttatcagcttacCAGGGCGATGCTAACTTCCTGTTTTGGTCTACTAAAGTTACGTAACCTCTGCCCTAAACACAGCTGGTCAAGTCAGTGCTTTAACATTTCACCTTCAATCTCTTTTAACAGCGTCTACAGCAAACTGTGGATTTCTTTCTGTCATGACCTACATCTAATTACAAAGTGCAAATACAGACGTcattgcaaatgcatttttctcaggGTAAACGGTTGATAATATCGTTTTCTGTGGTAACTACtaacttgaatatttcttttgatattttcttAAAGACAGCGTCGCCTTAAATGTCTAATCTTGCACTATAAGCCACAGATTATGCTCAGGTGTGTTCTTCTGCGGTTGAGTGGTTTTCGGCTGCGAGActtcaattgtttttaatggaAATCCATGTAATCTGGAAGATTTTGTGACTTGATTCAAGATGTTTGcccaaatttatttatatggtATGAATTTGCCGCTGTTGGCCGACAGAAAGCTTGcttaatttgaaaatgatttctgCAATAGGCTTTTTTGCAGCAAAATGTTGCAAAAGTGAGCACATTGAGTGGATGAAATGACAAACCGAtgttagcatttttttctttactatgAATTTACAtatgaatttaatatttcttacaaagcaatatataacatattttgtaTAGTGAGTGGTGTGACACTcaggatgtgtgtgtttacgAGCTTTTACAGATGTggtaaaagaaatgaatgaacacAGTAAAACCGTCTCCcctctctgtttgttttgtgtcgTTTCATAGTGACGATGTGCTGAGGAGTGTTCTTTATGACAAACGCTGCAGAAACCTCAAACACGCCTCTCATGTGGCCACAAACCCTCACAAATGcagcgtgcacacacacacagaccatcCTTTCACAACAGCAACATAACGGCCTCTAATCACTCCTAAAAGCGTAGTCCAGACTCCAAAGGCATAGAGTTTCAGACACGCCTACTCACCTCAACACtcaaaaaaagcattgttactGCTGCTATGAAACGTAACAATGATTGAAGTATGGGAAGCCACTTGGTTGCATGTTCTTAAGAGCGTGAAAAAATGAAATCCAGTCGAGTATGTGCTGGAAATCGGGCGGGGCTTGACTCTTTTGCCCCGACGTGTCTGATAACCTGTTAAACTGGACACTTTCTCATTATCATCTCAAATCAAGCACAGATTTGGGCTTGTTAATCAGCGATTAGGAGGCCTGTTTAACAAGTTACAGCtgaaacacactcacatacGCTAGCCACTTTTAACATACCTGTCATAAACCCtaaatagcacacacacacacactctcttggTCTTCTGACAGTTCACGTCTTCATTCAGATCAGCCAGCCATACGAATCTGAAGCTTTTAAAACTACTTCCAACATCAGTAccctttaattttttaacaaaatttatAGATagaatattgtttatattagttttagttaaattacAGTATGTTACGTTTGATGAGATAGCTTGATGCACATCAAATGCACGCAAAAACCAACAAATCcgttcatttttagtttattaatccatatttatttgttttcatgtg includes these proteins:
- the sgpp2 gene encoding sphingosine-1-phosphate phosphatase 2, coding for MRGFISYLNSPELVAGFQRCCGLVPRETRAQVSQNGLVQDGPVTSHRRRAERVANGTSRAHDRNSNYKPGSSPREAQGEGRPKSRYEVRNWLFYFLFVTSATLGHEVFYITFLPCIHWNLDPFLCRRLVNVWAVVMYIGQAMKDVLKLPRPPSPPVVKLETRVDAEYGMPSTHAMAATAISFTLLLSAQERVKFPFELGLIVAVVLSALVCLSRLYTGMHSALDVICGVVISVVVMAASYPYWGTIDYLQLHSPLSPVVGLVLPLFLSYKYPELDHYSTTRGDTTIILACCSGCSVGYWVNERLGLTFDLAGPFPATLPPLTLAALGLGAARFLVGVGMLVLTRQTVRWVSLRVLCRIYGASVSDVDARRRKEIEVPYKFSTYVAIGLVNSILANRVFVMMGLWDLGNSV